The following proteins come from a genomic window of Canis aureus isolate CA01 chromosome 3, VMU_Caureus_v.1.0, whole genome shotgun sequence:
- the ZNF287 gene encoding zinc finger protein 287 isoform X2 — protein MLASCKRMTNSSRSQVLLMWKPDKAQSGPHNVEKETLASRILRDTETCRQNFRNFPYPDLAGPRKALNQLRELCLKWLRPEIHSKEQILDLLVLEQFLTILPGEVRTWVKSQYPESSEEVVTLVEDLTQILEEEAAPQNSALPQETQEEDPKGRPAFQAGWLNDLVTKESMTFRDVAVDITQEDWEIMRPVQKELYKTVTLQNYWNMVSLGLTVYRPTVIPILEEPWMVIKEILEGPSPEWKTEPQECIPVTNISKVTKTGTQTIKLEEPCDYDERFERQAADTFRKIPTNERNFTLKSVISKEDDPMEECFSKYDIYRNNFEKHSNLVIQFGPQSDNKTMYDEGRATFNHVSYGIVHRKIYPGEKPYKCNVCGKKFRKNPSFVKHQSTHAKEKSHECEECGKEFRHISSLIAHQRMHTGEKPYECHQCGKAFSQRAHLTIHQRIHTGEKPYKCDDCGKDFSQRAHLTIHQRTHTGEKPYKCLECGKTFSHSSSLINHQRVHTGEKPYICNECGKTFSQSTHLLQHQKIHTGKKPYKCNECWKVFSQSTYLIRHQRIHSGEKCYKCNECGKAFAHSSTLIQHQTTHTGEKSYICKICGKAFSQSANLTQHHRTHTGEKPYKCSVCGKAFSQSVHLTQHQRIHNGEKPFKCNICGKAYRQGANLTQHQRIHTGEKPYKCNECGKAFIYSSSLNQHQRTHTGERPYKCNECDKDFSQRTCLIQHQRIHTGEKPYACRICGKTFTQSTNLIQHQRVHTGTT, from the exons ATGTTAGCCTCGTGCAAGAGGATGACCAATTCTTCACGCTCCCAAGTCCTTCTAATGTGGAAGCCAGACAAGGCTCAGAGTGGACCCCACAATGTTGAGAAGGAAACCCTTGCATCAAGAATCTTGCGTGACACTGAGACCTGTCGACAGAATTTTAGGAATTTTCCATATCCAGACCTAGCTGGTCCTCGAAAGGCATTGAATCAACTCCGAGAACTTTGCCTTAAATGGCTGAGACCTGAGATTCACTCAAAGGAGCAAATCCTGGATCTGCTGGTGCTGGAGCAGTTCCTGACCATCCTGCCTGGGGAGGTTAGGACTTGGGTGAAGTCCCAGTACCCAGAGAGCAGTgaggaagtggtgactctggtgGAGGATTTGACTCAGATTCTAGAAGAGGAAG CTGCTCCTCAGAACTCTGCCCTTCCCCAAGAGACCCAAGAGGAAGACCCCAAAGGAAGACCTGCTTTCCAGGCAGGGTGGTTAAATGACTTGGTGACCAAA GAATCAATGACATTCAGAGATGTGGCTGTGGATATCACCCAGGAGGACTGGGAGATAATGCGTCCTGTACAGAAGGAATTGTATAAGACTGTGACATTACAGAACTACTGGAACATGGTTTCTCTGG GACTTACAGTGTACCGGCCAACTGTGATTCCCATACTGGAAGAACCATGGATGGTGATAAAAGAAATCTTAGAAGGCCCTAGTCCAG AATGGAAAACAGAACCCCAAGAGTGTATTCCAGttacaaatatttctaaagtCACAAAGACTGGAACTCAGACCATCAAATTGGAAGAACCCTGTGACTATGATGAAAGATTCGAGAGGCAAGCAGCAGATACCTTCAGGAAAATAcccactaatgaaagaaatttcaCTTTGAAGTCAGTCATCTCAAAAGAAGATGACCCTATGGAAGAGTGTTTTagtaaatatgatatatatagaaataattttgaaaagcattCAAACCTAGTTATTCAGTTTGGTCCCCAATCAGATAATAAAACTATGTATGATGAAGGCAGGGCAACCTTCAATCATGTCTCCTATGGTATTGTACATAGAAAGATATATCCTGGAGAGAAGCCTTATAAATGTAATGTGTGTGGGAAAAAGTTTAGGAAAAACCCATCCTTTGTGAAACACCAAAGTACCCATGCCAAAGAAAAATCTCATGAATGTGAAGAATGTGGGAAAGAGTTTAGGCATATCTCATCCCTTATTGCACATCAGAGAATGCATACTGGGGAGAAACCATATGAATGCCACCAGTGTGGTAAAGCCTTCAGCCAGCGTGCACACCTTACTATACATcaaagaattcatactggagagaaaccctataagTGTGATGACTGTGGAAAAGACTTTAGTCAGCGTGCACACCTTACTATACATCAAAGGAcccatactggagagaaaccatataaaTGCTTGGAATGTGGTAAAACCTTCAGCCACAGTTCATCGTTGATTAATCATCAGAGAGTTCATACTGGTGAAAAACCTTATATATGCAACGAATGTGGAAAGACCTTCAGCCAGAGTACACACCTTCTTCAACATCAAAAAATACATACTGGAAAGAAACCATATAAATGCAATGAGTGTTGGAAAGTGTTTAGTCAGAGTACTTACCTTATTCGACATCAGAGAATTCATTCTGGAGAAAAGTGTTATAAgtgtaatgaatgtggaaaagcctttgcTCATTCCTCAACTCTTATTCAACACCAGACtactcacactggagagaaatcctatatatgtaaaatatgtggaaaagccttcagcCAGAGTGCAAATCTTACTCAACATCATAGAACACATACTGGGGAGAAACCATACAAATGCAGTgtgtgtgggaaagccttcagccaGAGTGTACACCTTACTCAACATCAAAGGATTCATAACGGAGAAAAACCCTTCAAATGCAATATATGTGGGAAGGCATATAGACAGGGTGCCAATCTTACTCAGCATCAAAggattcatactggagagaagccGTATAAGTGTAACGAATGTgggaaagcttttatttattcctcatcACTTAATCAACATCAGAGAACTCATACTGGAGAAAGACCctataaatgtaatgaatgtgaTAAAGATTTTAGCCAGAGAACATGCCTTATTCAACACCAGAGAATTCACACGGGAGAGAAGCCCTATGCCTGCCGTATCTGTGGTAAAACCTTCACCCAGAGTACGAACCTCATTCAGCATCAGCGTGTTCATACAG GAACTACTTAA
- the ZNF287 gene encoding zinc finger protein 287 isoform X1, translating to MLASCKRMTNSSRSQVLLMWKPDKAQSGPHNVEKETLASRILRDTETCRQNFRNFPYPDLAGPRKALNQLRELCLKWLRPEIHSKEQILDLLVLEQFLTILPGEVRTWVKSQYPESSEEVVTLVEDLTQILEEEAAPQNSALPQETQEEDPKGRPAFQAGWLNDLVTKESMTFRDVAVDITQEDWEIMRPVQKELYKTVTLQNYWNMVSLGLTVYRPTVIPILEEPWMVIKEILEGPSPEWKTEPQECIPVTNISKVTKTGTQTIKLEEPCDYDERFERQAADTFRKIPTNERNFTLKSVISKEDDPMEECFSKYDIYRNNFEKHSNLVIQFGPQSDNKTMYDEGRATFNHVSYGIVHRKIYPGEKPYKCNVCGKKFRKNPSFVKHQSTHAKEKSHECEECGKEFRHISSLIAHQRMHTGEKPYECHQCGKAFSQRAHLTIHQRIHTGEKPYKCDDCGKDFSQRAHLTIHQRTHTGEKPYKCLECGKTFSHSSSLINHQRVHTGEKPYICNECGKTFSQSTHLLQHQKIHTGKKPYKCNECWKVFSQSTYLIRHQRIHSGEKCYKCNECGKAFAHSSTLIQHQTTHTGEKSYICKICGKAFSQSANLTQHHRTHTGEKPYKCSVCGKAFSQSVHLTQHQRIHNGEKPFKCNICGKAYRQGANLTQHQRIHTGEKPYKCNECGKAFIYSSSLNQHQRTHTGERPYKCNECDKDFSQRTCLIQHQRIHTGEKPYACRICGKTFTQSTNLIQHQRVHTGAKHHN from the exons ATGTTAGCCTCGTGCAAGAGGATGACCAATTCTTCACGCTCCCAAGTCCTTCTAATGTGGAAGCCAGACAAGGCTCAGAGTGGACCCCACAATGTTGAGAAGGAAACCCTTGCATCAAGAATCTTGCGTGACACTGAGACCTGTCGACAGAATTTTAGGAATTTTCCATATCCAGACCTAGCTGGTCCTCGAAAGGCATTGAATCAACTCCGAGAACTTTGCCTTAAATGGCTGAGACCTGAGATTCACTCAAAGGAGCAAATCCTGGATCTGCTGGTGCTGGAGCAGTTCCTGACCATCCTGCCTGGGGAGGTTAGGACTTGGGTGAAGTCCCAGTACCCAGAGAGCAGTgaggaagtggtgactctggtgGAGGATTTGACTCAGATTCTAGAAGAGGAAG CTGCTCCTCAGAACTCTGCCCTTCCCCAAGAGACCCAAGAGGAAGACCCCAAAGGAAGACCTGCTTTCCAGGCAGGGTGGTTAAATGACTTGGTGACCAAA GAATCAATGACATTCAGAGATGTGGCTGTGGATATCACCCAGGAGGACTGGGAGATAATGCGTCCTGTACAGAAGGAATTGTATAAGACTGTGACATTACAGAACTACTGGAACATGGTTTCTCTGG GACTTACAGTGTACCGGCCAACTGTGATTCCCATACTGGAAGAACCATGGATGGTGATAAAAGAAATCTTAGAAGGCCCTAGTCCAG AATGGAAAACAGAACCCCAAGAGTGTATTCCAGttacaaatatttctaaagtCACAAAGACTGGAACTCAGACCATCAAATTGGAAGAACCCTGTGACTATGATGAAAGATTCGAGAGGCAAGCAGCAGATACCTTCAGGAAAATAcccactaatgaaagaaatttcaCTTTGAAGTCAGTCATCTCAAAAGAAGATGACCCTATGGAAGAGTGTTTTagtaaatatgatatatatagaaataattttgaaaagcattCAAACCTAGTTATTCAGTTTGGTCCCCAATCAGATAATAAAACTATGTATGATGAAGGCAGGGCAACCTTCAATCATGTCTCCTATGGTATTGTACATAGAAAGATATATCCTGGAGAGAAGCCTTATAAATGTAATGTGTGTGGGAAAAAGTTTAGGAAAAACCCATCCTTTGTGAAACACCAAAGTACCCATGCCAAAGAAAAATCTCATGAATGTGAAGAATGTGGGAAAGAGTTTAGGCATATCTCATCCCTTATTGCACATCAGAGAATGCATACTGGGGAGAAACCATATGAATGCCACCAGTGTGGTAAAGCCTTCAGCCAGCGTGCACACCTTACTATACATcaaagaattcatactggagagaaaccctataagTGTGATGACTGTGGAAAAGACTTTAGTCAGCGTGCACACCTTACTATACATCAAAGGAcccatactggagagaaaccatataaaTGCTTGGAATGTGGTAAAACCTTCAGCCACAGTTCATCGTTGATTAATCATCAGAGAGTTCATACTGGTGAAAAACCTTATATATGCAACGAATGTGGAAAGACCTTCAGCCAGAGTACACACCTTCTTCAACATCAAAAAATACATACTGGAAAGAAACCATATAAATGCAATGAGTGTTGGAAAGTGTTTAGTCAGAGTACTTACCTTATTCGACATCAGAGAATTCATTCTGGAGAAAAGTGTTATAAgtgtaatgaatgtggaaaagcctttgcTCATTCCTCAACTCTTATTCAACACCAGACtactcacactggagagaaatcctatatatgtaaaatatgtggaaaagccttcagcCAGAGTGCAAATCTTACTCAACATCATAGAACACATACTGGGGAGAAACCATACAAATGCAGTgtgtgtgggaaagccttcagccaGAGTGTACACCTTACTCAACATCAAAGGATTCATAACGGAGAAAAACCCTTCAAATGCAATATATGTGGGAAGGCATATAGACAGGGTGCCAATCTTACTCAGCATCAAAggattcatactggagagaagccGTATAAGTGTAACGAATGTgggaaagcttttatttattcctcatcACTTAATCAACATCAGAGAACTCATACTGGAGAAAGACCctataaatgtaatgaatgtgaTAAAGATTTTAGCCAGAGAACATGCCTTATTCAACACCAGAGAATTCACACGGGAGAGAAGCCCTATGCCTGCCGTATCTGTGGTAAAACCTTCACCCAGAGTACGAACCTCATTCAGCATCAGCGTGTTCATACAGGTGCCAAACATCATAATTAA